A portion of the Symphalangus syndactylus isolate Jambi chromosome 13, NHGRI_mSymSyn1-v2.1_pri, whole genome shotgun sequence genome contains these proteins:
- the FFAR2 gene encoding free fatty acid receptor 2 → MLPDWKGSLILMAYIIILLTGLPANLLALRAFVGRVRQPQPAPVHILLLSLTLADLLLLLLLPFKIIEAASNFRWYLPEVVCALTSFGFYSSIYCSTWLLAGISIERYLGVAFPVQYKLSRRPLYGVIAALVAWLMSFGHCTIVIIVQYLNTTEQIRSGNEITCYENFTDNQLDVVLPVRLELCLVLFFIPMAVTIFCYWRFVWIMLSQPHVGAQRRRRAVGLAVVTLLNFLVCFGPYNVSHLVGYHQRKSPWWRSIAVVFSSLNASLDPLLFYFSSSVVRRAFGRGLQVLRNQGSSLLGRRGKDTAEGTNEDRGAGQGAGMPSSDFTTE, encoded by the coding sequence ATGCTGCCGGACTGGAAGGGCTCCTTGATCCTCATGGCTTACATCATCATCCTCCTCACTGGCCTCCCTGCCAACCTCCTGGCCCTGCGGGCCTTTGTGGGGCGGGTCCGCCAGCCCCAGCCTGCACCTGTGCACATCCTCCTGCTAAGCCTGACACTGGCCGACCtcctcttgctgctgctgctgcccttcAAGATCATCGAGGCTGCATCGAACTTCCGCTGGTACCTGCCCGAGGTCGTCTGCGCCCTCACGAGTTTCGGCTTCTACAGCAGCATCTACTGCAGCACGTGGCTGCTGGCGGGCATCAGCATCGAGCGCTACCTGGGAGTGGCTTTCCCCGTGCAGTACAAGCTCTCCCGCCGGCCTCTGTATGGAGTGATTGCAGCTCTGGTGGCCTGGCTTATGTCCTTTGGTCACTGCACCATCGTGATCATCGTTCAGTACTTGAACACGACTGAGCAGATCAGAAGTGGCAATGAAATTACCTGCTACGAGAACTTCACCGATAACCAGCTGGACGTGGTGCTGCCCGTGCGGCTGGAGCTGTGCCTGGTGCTCTTCTTCATCCCCATGGCGGTCACCATCTTCTGCTACTGGCGTTTTGTGTGGATCATGCTCTCCCAGCCCCATGTGGGGGCCCAGAGGCGGCGCCGAGCCGTGGGGCTGGCTGTGGTGACGCTGCTCAATTTCCTGGTGTGCTTCGGACCTTACAACGTGTCCCACCTGGTGGGGTATCACCAGAGAAAAAGCCCCTGGTGGCGGTCAATAGCCGTGGTGTTCAGTTCACTCAACGCCAGTCTGGACCCCCTGCTCTTCTATTTCTCTTCTTCGGTGGTGCGCAGGGCATTTGGGAGAGGGCTGCAGGTGCTGCGGAATCAGGGCTCCTCCCTATTGGGACGCAGAGGCAAAGACACAGCAGAGGGGACAAATGAGGACAGGGGTGCGGGTCAAGGAGCGGGGATGCCAAGTTCGGACTTCACTACGGAGTAG